A DNA window from Sphaeramia orbicularis chromosome 22, fSphaOr1.1, whole genome shotgun sequence contains the following coding sequences:
- the wdr89 gene encoding WD repeat-containing protein 89: MEGLEERLGALSIARRSCPDEPTYLLDMSLQTSGLLAVSCSNFNVHLHNKDTLRLLGEYRGHSGPLCGVTFAHKTPDLLYSGSADGTVRAWDVRRPGSEAVHTFKSDPVHIFCSFDVNCSDVLLCAGTEQVDDEDSYLVFWDVRKPGSGILGVYTESHSDDVTQVRFHPLDKDRLASGSTDGLVNVFDVSQGAEEEALLATCNSDSSAGGVCWSGPGYTQLLCLSHDEGLHLWDLNRLDTDEPLTVFSTTDARSLTPLADGGSVDYLVGGQWLEDVQKLLVVGGRSNGELHLLQCDDGGLRLLRSLEGGHASTVRCFAWDATGEGLITGGEDAQLLLWKPGGEEITMGKKASMKSESALRLKSRPHKKHGYQRDKTTTQQTDKLKTKMKTDKI, translated from the exons ATGGAGGGTTTGGAGGAGAGGCTGGGGGCTCTGTCCATTGCCCGGCGGTCCTGTCCTGATGAGCCCACCTACCTGTTGGACATGTCCCTGCAGACATCCGGTCTTCTGGCCGTGTCCTGCTCCAACTTCAACGTCCACCTGCACAACAAGGACACGCTAAGACTTCTGGGAGAGTACCGAGGCCACAGTGGGCCGCTCTGTGGGGTCACCTTTGCCCATAAGACCCCCGACCTCCTGTACTCTGGCTCCGCCGATGGGACAGTCCGGGCCTGGGACGTCCGGCGGCCTGGATCGGAGGCGGTCCACACATTCAAGAGTGATCCAGTTCACATTTTCTGCAGCTTCGACGTAAACTGCAGCGACGTTCTGCTCTGCGCCGGCACCGAGCAGGTGGATGACGAGGACAGCTACCTGGTTTTCTGGGACGTCAGGAAACCAGGCAGCGGGATTCTGGGAGTGTACACAGAGTCGCACAGTGATGATGTCACACAG GTCCGGTTCCATCCTCTGGATAAAGACCGCCTGGCCTCGGGCTCCACTGACGGTCTGGTCAATGTGTTTGATGTGAGTCAGGGGGCGGAGGAGGAGGCGCTGCTCGCCACCTGTAACAGCGACTCTTCGGCAGGCGGGGTCTGCTGGTCCGGACCGGGCTACACCCAGCTGCTGTGTCTGAGCCACGACGAGGGGCTGCACCTGTGGGACCTGAACCGCCTGGATACCGACGAGCCGCTCACTGTCTTCAGCACCACTGACGCTCGCAGCCTGACGCCGCTCGCTGACGGGGGCAGCGTGGATTACCTGGTGGGGGGTCAGTGGCTGGAGGATGTCCAGAAGCTACTGGTGGTCGGGGGGAGGAGCAACGGGGAGCTCCACCTCCTGCAGTGCGACGACGGGGGGCTTCGGCTGCTCAGGAGTCTGGAGGGAGGACACGCCTCCACGGTGCGCTGCTTCGCCTGGGACGCCACCGGGGAGGGGCTGATCACCGGGGGGGAGGACGCTCAGCTGCTGCTATGGAAACCAGGAGGGGAGGAGATCACAATGGGTAAAAAGGCGTCGATGAAGAGCGAATCAGCGTTAAGACTCAAATCCAGACCACATAAGAAACATGGATACCAGAGAGACAAGACGACGACTCAACAGACTGATAAACTAAAAACGAAaatgaaaacagataaaatataG